Proteins from a genomic interval of Gammaproteobacteria bacterium:
- a CDS encoding type II toxin-antitoxin system VapC family toxin has product MRYLLDTNACIALLNNSSPPLLARLRRHKPEEVGLPAPVAYELYYGAWKSRHANQNLELLDRIGFEVVSFDASDARTAGAIRSELEAAGRPIGPYDLLIAGQARARKMVLVTANSREFQRVKGLECEDWSVTPRRSA; this is encoded by the coding sequence ATGCGCTATCTGCTTGACACCAATGCCTGCATCGCACTCCTCAACAACTCTTCACCACCGCTTCTCGCAAGGCTGCGCCGCCATAAGCCGGAGGAAGTCGGCCTGCCGGCACCGGTCGCGTACGAGCTCTACTACGGCGCCTGGAAGAGCAGGCACGCGAATCAAAACCTGGAGTTGCTGGATCGAATCGGTTTCGAGGTTGTCTCCTTCGACGCGTCCGACGCCCGGACGGCCGGCGCCATCCGAAGTGAACTTGAAGCGGCGGGGCGCCCGATAGGCCCGTATGACCTGCTGATTGCGGGACAGGCCCGCGCCCGCAAAATGGTGCTGGTAACGGCCAACAGCCGGGAATTCCAGCGCGTGAAGGGACTCGAATGCGAAGACTGGTCGGTTACGCCCCGGCGTTCGGCATGA
- a CDS encoding AbrB/MazE/SpoVT family DNA-binding domain-containing protein: MSDTAKIFWSGRSQAVRLPKEFRMNGDAVRIRRQGSAVILEPLVSDWEWLDEIAGKFSSDFFAAGRDQPELPDQPELEGAFE; the protein is encoded by the coding sequence ATGTCCGACACCGCCAAAATTTTCTGGTCCGGGCGCTCCCAGGCCGTGCGGCTGCCCAAGGAATTTCGCATGAACGGCGATGCAGTGCGGATCCGCAGGCAGGGCTCCGCGGTAATACTCGAGCCTTTGGTGTCCGATTGGGAGTGGCTGGATGAAATCGCCGGCAAGTTCTCAAGCGACTTCTTCGCTGCGGGGCGCGATCAACCCGAACTCCCCGATCAGCCGGAACTCGAGGGTGCTTTCGAGTGA
- a CDS encoding DUF1428 domain-containing protein produces MGYIDGFVMAVPAANKQAFLDHARGIDGLFLELGATRVVECWGDDVPDGKHTDFRKAVKAKDDETVAFSWVEWPDKATRDEAMERMHDLAKTDPRFDMEKNPVPFDGMRMIFGGFESIYEI; encoded by the coding sequence ATGGGTTATATCGACGGTTTCGTGATGGCGGTTCCGGCTGCCAACAAGCAGGCGTTCCTCGACCACGCGCGCGGCATCGACGGCCTTTTCCTGGAGCTCGGCGCCACCCGCGTGGTCGAATGCTGGGGCGACGACGTGCCCGACGGCAAGCACACGGACTTCCGCAAGGCGGTCAAAGCGAAAGACGACGAAACGGTCGCCTTTTCCTGGGTCGAGTGGCCCGACAAGGCCACCCGCGACGAGGCTATGGAGCGAATGCACGACCTTGCAAAGACCGACCCCCGGTTCGACATGGAGAAGAACCCTGTCCCGTTCGACGGCATGCGGATGATCTTCGGCGGATTCGAGTCGATCTACGAGATTTGA